One window of Aggregicoccus sp. 17bor-14 genomic DNA carries:
- a CDS encoding NAD(P)/FAD-dependent oxidoreductase, whose protein sequence is MARVVVIGAGTMGLAAAYQAVREGHEVHVLEGAATPGGMAAHFDFGGLSIERFYHFVTRGDAATFELLGELGLGDRLRWVPTSMGLYCDGRLHPWGDPLSMLRFPGLGLISKLRYGVMSWLCVRREQWPGLDALSAREWLTRWCGARVYEKLWRPLLSLKFHEYQDRVSAAWVCARIQRVGRSRRSLMQEELGYIDGGSQVLIDALVAAIAQGGGQLHLSTPARRVEVAQGHVRAVFTPQGTFAADAVISTVPTPLVSRLVPALPEDCKARYDRILNIGVCCLVFKLARPVTRNLWTNISEPGIDVPGIIEFSNLRPISPHIVYVPYYMPITHPRFAWPDEALLDEAFAYLRRVNPALRPEDRLDARVARLRHAQPVCETGFGARLPPVQTPIGGLQVADTSFYYPMDRCIALSVQLGREMARAVPLGLRRPERPDWQAPPPPRAEAGGLSAHAP, encoded by the coding sequence ATGGCGCGGGTGGTCGTGATCGGCGCAGGAACGATGGGGCTCGCGGCGGCCTACCAGGCCGTGCGCGAGGGCCACGAGGTGCACGTCCTCGAGGGCGCCGCTACGCCCGGCGGGATGGCGGCGCACTTCGACTTCGGCGGCCTGTCGATCGAGCGCTTCTACCACTTCGTCACCCGCGGTGACGCCGCCACCTTCGAGCTGCTGGGGGAGCTGGGCCTGGGCGACCGGCTGCGCTGGGTGCCTACGTCGATGGGCCTGTACTGCGACGGCCGGCTCCACCCCTGGGGTGACCCCCTCTCGATGCTGCGCTTTCCCGGCCTCGGGCTCATCTCGAAGCTGCGCTACGGGGTGATGTCCTGGCTCTGCGTGCGGCGCGAGCAGTGGCCCGGCCTGGACGCGCTCAGCGCGCGGGAGTGGCTCACCCGCTGGTGTGGCGCGCGCGTGTACGAGAAGCTCTGGCGGCCGCTGCTCTCGCTCAAGTTCCACGAGTACCAGGACCGCGTCTCCGCCGCCTGGGTGTGCGCGCGCATCCAGCGCGTGGGCCGCTCGCGCCGCAGCCTCATGCAGGAGGAGCTGGGCTACATCGACGGCGGCTCCCAGGTGCTCATCGATGCGCTCGTCGCGGCCATCGCCCAGGGCGGCGGCCAGCTCCACCTCTCCACGCCGGCCCGCCGCGTGGAGGTGGCGCAGGGCCACGTGCGCGCGGTCTTCACGCCGCAGGGGACCTTCGCCGCGGACGCGGTCATCTCCACCGTCCCCACGCCGCTGGTGTCGCGGCTCGTGCCTGCGCTGCCGGAGGACTGCAAGGCGCGCTACGACCGCATCCTCAACATCGGGGTGTGCTGCCTCGTGTTCAAGCTGGCGCGCCCCGTCACCCGCAACCTGTGGACGAACATCTCCGAGCCCGGCATCGACGTGCCCGGCATCATCGAGTTCTCCAACCTGCGGCCGATCTCGCCGCACATCGTCTACGTCCCCTACTACATGCCCATCACGCATCCCCGCTTCGCCTGGCCGGACGAGGCCCTGCTCGACGAGGCCTTCGCCTACCTGCGCCGCGTCAACCCGGCGCTGCGCCCGGAGGACCGGCTCGATGCGCGGGTGGCCCGCCTGCGCCATGCGCAGCCCGTGTGCGAGACGGGCTTCGGCGCGAGGCTCCCGCCGGTGCAGACCCCCATCGGGGGGCTGCAGGTGGCCGACACGAGCTTCTACTACCCGATGGACCGCTGCATCGCGCTGAGCGTGCAGCTGGGCCGCGAGATGGCGCGCGCCGTGCCCCTGGGCCTGCGGCGCCCGGAGCGCCCGGACTGGCAGGCGCCGCCGCCGCCGCGCGCGGAGGCCGGAGGCCTTTCCGCCCATGCGCCCTAG
- a CDS encoding glycosyltransferase family 39 protein, with amino-acid sequence MRVDGRGRRGAFEALALGAVLLYLVGATAIALTRPLWNDELFTLHMASFPRLADTWTALLTGAEQLPLLYYCLMRAVVQGLGTSPVALRLPALLGYLAAGVALYVFLRRRIPQGYALTGALLLGTVPYFYYASEARPYGLILGLSGAALCCWQRLGEGRGRHLARLGLFLALLGAVGSHYYALLTVIPLGLGQLVRSLKRRRIDGGTWAALLLAPALALALSLPLLASIRSAIHDFWAKAGPSDVLRFYIYFGKSAGLALGVAVLVTFLAPLPARLPRVAHLHRVTWRGLAPVLPADEWAAVLGFAALPLLQYGLSLVTGAYVDRYVLSALLGLCILAVLPLPRLFGGAARPGLVLALLVLGAACVRELASFLRARQIQRDNEVALALLQAEAREPIPIVTNHPSLLLELTYYAPPELRRRLTYLADVGEARRILGHTSMERGVLTLVGPRFGARVEDYETFMKAHPRFYVFGSFLPNFTWLLDGVQADGRPIELRHHDDLRQQYLFLVHPRAQALAPAAARSAQ; translated from the coding sequence ATGCGGGTGGATGGCCGCGGCCGCCGGGGCGCCTTCGAGGCGCTCGCGCTGGGTGCCGTGCTGCTCTACCTCGTGGGGGCCACGGCGATCGCCCTGACCCGGCCGCTGTGGAACGACGAGCTGTTCACGCTCCACATGGCGAGCTTCCCGCGCCTGGCGGACACCTGGACCGCGCTGCTCACGGGCGCAGAGCAGCTGCCCCTGCTCTACTACTGCCTCATGCGGGCCGTGGTGCAGGGGCTGGGCACGAGCCCCGTCGCGCTGCGGCTCCCGGCCCTCCTCGGGTACCTGGCGGCAGGCGTCGCCCTCTACGTCTTCCTGCGCCGGCGCATCCCGCAGGGCTACGCGCTGACGGGAGCGCTGCTGCTCGGCACCGTCCCGTACTTCTACTACGCGAGCGAGGCGCGCCCCTACGGCCTCATCCTCGGCCTCTCGGGGGCGGCGCTCTGCTGCTGGCAGCGGCTGGGCGAGGGCCGGGGACGGCACCTCGCGCGGCTCGGCCTCTTCCTCGCGCTGCTGGGGGCCGTGGGCTCGCACTACTACGCGCTGCTCACGGTGATTCCGCTCGGGCTGGGGCAGCTCGTCCGGTCGCTGAAACGGCGGCGCATCGACGGGGGGACGTGGGCCGCGCTGCTGCTCGCGCCGGCGCTGGCCCTGGCGCTCTCGCTCCCGCTGCTCGCGAGCATCCGCAGCGCCATCCACGATTTCTGGGCGAAGGCGGGGCCGAGCGACGTGCTGCGCTTCTACATCTACTTCGGCAAGTCGGCGGGGCTCGCGCTCGGGGTCGCCGTGCTCGTCACCTTCCTCGCGCCCCTGCCCGCGCGCCTGCCGCGCGTGGCGCACCTGCACCGCGTCACCTGGCGCGGGCTCGCGCCGGTGCTGCCCGCGGACGAGTGGGCGGCCGTGCTGGGCTTCGCCGCGCTCCCGCTGCTCCAGTACGGGCTGTCGCTCGTGACGGGCGCGTACGTGGACCGCTACGTGCTCTCGGCGCTGCTGGGCCTGTGCATCCTCGCCGTGCTCCCCCTGCCCCGCCTGTTCGGCGGCGCGGCCCGGCCCGGCCTGGTGCTCGCGCTGCTGGTGCTGGGCGCCGCGTGCGTGCGCGAGCTCGCCTCCTTCCTGCGCGCGCGGCAGATCCAGCGCGACAACGAGGTGGCGCTCGCGCTCCTGCAGGCCGAGGCGCGCGAGCCCATCCCCATCGTCACCAACCACCCCTCGCTGCTGCTGGAGCTCACGTACTACGCGCCGCCGGAGCTGCGCAGGCGGCTGACCTACCTCGCGGACGTCGGCGAGGCGCGGCGCATCCTCGGGCACACGAGCATGGAGCGGGGGGTGCTGACACTGGTGGGCCCGCGCTTCGGGGCGCGCGTGGAGGACTACGAGACCTTCATGAAGGCCCACCCGCGCTTCTACGTCTTCGGGTCCTTCCTCCCGAACTTCACCTGGCTGCTGGACGGCGTGCAGGCGGACGGCAGGCCCATCGAGCTCAGGCACCACGACGACCTGCGCCAGCAGTACCTGTTCCTCGTGCACCCGCGCGCGCAGGCGCTGGCGCCGGCGGCAGCGCGCTCCGCGCAGTAA
- a CDS encoding glycosyltransferase family 4 protein, giving the protein MAPRAFRIALLSQLDPHDVRAWSGLAHFTWRALQEHVGEVTAFVQPPEHGAWLRRAGERARYVLHTQQALRPERFDVTFVLASPSIAALVPRRLPLVYANDITWQAFEDYYPRTLGPAWRRRVRRALERRAIRRTDLLLYSSQWAADSALRDYGVPSERVEVLPFGANLALTPPRVDPERRCAARVLQLLFLGVSWERKGGPLALDAVVALNRRGVPAHLTVCGCEPPPGLALPACVSVVPFLDKGVPADVARLDALLREAHFLLLPTRAEAMGLVFCEASAYGLPSVSTRTGGVPSVVEEGVNGHLLPLDAPGEAYAQVLEAAWRDREGYARLSRQARVRFEERLSWSAWGRGVHAALSRRFPLGLQRAARGRSRTQERSRASA; this is encoded by the coding sequence ATGGCGCCTCGCGCCTTCCGCATCGCGCTGCTGAGCCAGCTCGATCCGCACGACGTGCGGGCCTGGTCCGGCCTCGCGCACTTCACCTGGCGCGCGCTGCAGGAGCACGTGGGGGAGGTCACTGCCTTCGTGCAGCCCCCGGAGCACGGCGCGTGGCTGCGGCGGGCCGGTGAGCGGGCAAGGTACGTGCTGCACACGCAGCAGGCGCTGAGGCCCGAGCGCTTCGACGTCACCTTCGTGCTGGCCTCTCCCTCCATCGCGGCGCTCGTGCCGCGCCGCCTCCCGCTCGTCTACGCGAACGACATCACCTGGCAGGCCTTCGAGGACTACTACCCGCGCACGCTGGGCCCGGCGTGGCGGCGGCGCGTGCGGCGCGCGCTCGAGCGGCGCGCCATCCGGCGCACGGACCTGCTGCTGTACTCCTCGCAGTGGGCGGCCGACTCCGCGCTGCGCGACTACGGCGTCCCGAGCGAGCGCGTGGAGGTGCTGCCCTTCGGCGCGAACCTCGCCCTCACGCCCCCGCGCGTGGACCCGGAGCGCCGCTGCGCCGCGCGCGTGCTGCAGCTGCTCTTCCTGGGCGTGAGCTGGGAGCGCAAGGGGGGCCCGCTCGCGCTGGACGCCGTGGTGGCGCTCAACCGGCGCGGCGTGCCTGCACACCTGACGGTGTGCGGCTGCGAGCCGCCGCCGGGGCTCGCGCTGCCCGCGTGCGTGAGCGTGGTGCCCTTCCTCGACAAGGGGGTGCCCGCGGACGTGGCGCGGCTCGATGCGCTGCTGCGCGAGGCGCACTTCCTCCTGCTCCCCACGCGCGCCGAGGCCATGGGGCTCGTGTTCTGCGAGGCGAGCGCCTACGGGCTGCCGTCGGTGAGCACGCGCACCGGCGGCGTTCCCTCCGTCGTGGAGGAGGGCGTGAACGGACACCTGCTGCCGCTGGACGCACCCGGCGAGGCCTACGCGCAGGTGCTCGAGGCGGCGTGGCGCGACCGGGAGGGCTACGCCCGGCTGAGCCGTCAGGCGCGCGTGCGCTTCGAGGAGCGGCTGAGCTGGAGCGCCTGGGGCCGCGGGGTCCACGCGGCGCTCTCGCGGCGCTTCCCGCTCGGGCTGCAGCGCGCCGCACGCGGGCGGTCCCGCACACAGGAGAGGTCCCGTGCCAGTGCCTAG
- a CDS encoding glycosyltransferase family 4 protein, whose amino-acid sequence MARPSFRIAYVSTHDPHDVRAFSGIAHFACEALRESGNAVTVLRPPAVHPALVARACRLTRYALRTWHALRPERFDLVLVMQAAVLGALVPRQVPLVYASDITWRVYEGYYPPVYRRPWQLRLRRALERRAVQRADLLVYSSTWASESAVRDYDVPPERVAVIPYGANLPHPPPPLDPRTRTRAAALQLLFLGVSWERKGGAWALEAVRALNRRGIPARLTLCGCAPPAGTPVPDFVRLVPFLDKRVPADAARLDALLREAHFLLLPTRADATPVAFCEANAYGLPVVTTRTGGIPSVIEDGVNGRMLPLEAGAEDYAEVLARDWEDREAYARFSHRSRQRFEQRLNWSAWAESLHGALAQRFAAQRN is encoded by the coding sequence ATGGCGCGGCCCTCGTTCCGGATTGCCTACGTGAGTACACACGACCCGCACGACGTGCGGGCGTTCTCGGGCATCGCGCACTTCGCCTGCGAGGCGCTGCGCGAGAGCGGCAACGCGGTCACCGTCCTGCGGCCGCCCGCCGTCCACCCGGCGCTGGTTGCGCGGGCCTGCCGGCTGACGCGCTACGCCCTGCGCACCTGGCACGCGCTGCGCCCCGAGCGCTTCGACCTCGTGCTCGTGATGCAGGCGGCGGTGCTCGGCGCCCTGGTGCCGCGGCAGGTCCCCCTCGTGTACGCCTCGGACATCACCTGGCGCGTCTACGAGGGCTACTACCCACCCGTCTACCGCCGCCCCTGGCAGCTGCGCCTGCGCCGCGCGCTCGAGCGCAGGGCCGTGCAGCGCGCGGACCTGCTCGTCTACTCGTCCACCTGGGCCTCCGAGTCGGCCGTGCGCGACTACGACGTCCCGCCCGAGCGCGTGGCGGTCATCCCCTACGGGGCGAACCTGCCCCACCCTCCCCCGCCGCTCGACCCGCGCACGCGTACGCGCGCCGCCGCGCTGCAGCTGCTCTTCCTGGGCGTGAGCTGGGAGCGCAAGGGCGGCGCGTGGGCGCTCGAGGCGGTGCGCGCGCTCAACCGCCGCGGCATCCCGGCGCGCCTCACCCTCTGCGGCTGCGCGCCGCCGGCCGGCACGCCGGTGCCGGACTTCGTGCGGCTCGTGCCCTTCCTGGACAAGCGCGTGCCCGCGGACGCCGCCCGGCTGGATGCGCTGCTGCGCGAGGCGCACTTCCTGCTGCTGCCCACCCGCGCGGACGCGACCCCCGTCGCCTTCTGCGAGGCCAACGCCTACGGCCTGCCCGTCGTCACCACGCGCACCGGGGGCATCCCCTCCGTCATCGAGGACGGCGTGAACGGGCGCATGCTCCCGCTGGAGGCCGGAGCGGAGGACTACGCCGAGGTGCTCGCGCGCGACTGGGAGGACCGGGAGGCCTACGCGCGCTTCTCCCACCGGTCGCGCCAGCGCTTCGAGCAGCGGCTCAACTGGAGCGCCTGGGCCGAGAGCCTGCACGGCGCGCTCGCGCAGCGCTTCGCCGCGCAGCGCAACTGA
- a CDS encoding cache domain-containing protein — protein sequence MTLSNRLSTKLLLSLCSVITLALGILVFVVSRQSSRVAEAQATQTATEMAGLAAERIHARLEEAMVPARTIAQAFKAQRLAGTLERRSADAVMRQVFEESPQLAGVWSIWEPNAFDGKDAKYANTPGTDATGRYLSYWNRASGSTVMEAAADYEKAGANDFYALPKKSLQEVLLDPYYYTTAAGKTLLLTSAIVPIVIDGKFMGVVGADFTLEQVQADLAEVKPFETGHALLASHNAAFVAHPKAELLGKPIGTAPFAALMGDSLSSGKGRIGRVHSDVLGAEAIEVVVPFKVGKSTTPWALAVFAPLDKVLAPAAELRTFTLALGVLALVALALAVLAVIRRITRPLERISAVA from the coding sequence ATGACCCTCAGCAACCGCCTCTCGACCAAGCTCCTCCTCTCCCTCTGCAGCGTCATCACGCTCGCGCTGGGCATCCTCGTGTTCGTGGTGAGCCGGCAGTCCTCGCGCGTCGCCGAGGCGCAGGCGACCCAGACCGCCACCGAGATGGCGGGCCTCGCAGCGGAGCGCATCCACGCGCGGCTCGAGGAGGCGATGGTGCCCGCCCGCACGATCGCGCAGGCCTTCAAGGCGCAGCGCCTCGCGGGCACGCTCGAGCGGCGCTCGGCGGACGCCGTGATGCGCCAGGTGTTCGAGGAGAGCCCGCAGCTGGCCGGCGTGTGGAGCATCTGGGAGCCCAACGCCTTCGACGGCAAGGACGCGAAGTACGCCAACACCCCGGGCACCGACGCCACCGGGCGCTACCTCTCCTACTGGAACCGCGCCTCCGGCAGCACGGTGATGGAGGCGGCCGCGGACTACGAGAAGGCGGGCGCGAACGACTTCTACGCCCTGCCGAAGAAGAGCCTGCAGGAGGTCCTCCTCGACCCCTACTACTACACGACGGCGGCCGGGAAGACGCTGCTGCTCACCAGCGCCATCGTCCCCATCGTCATCGACGGCAAGTTCATGGGCGTGGTGGGCGCGGACTTCACGCTCGAGCAGGTGCAGGCGGACCTCGCCGAGGTGAAGCCCTTCGAGACCGGGCACGCGCTGCTCGCCTCCCACAACGCGGCCTTCGTGGCGCATCCCAAGGCGGAGCTGCTGGGCAAGCCCATCGGCACCGCGCCCTTCGCGGCGCTGATGGGCGACAGCCTCAGCTCCGGCAAGGGGCGCATCGGCCGGGTGCACTCGGACGTGCTGGGGGCAGAGGCGATCGAGGTGGTGGTGCCCTTCAAGGTGGGCAAGAGCACCACCCCCTGGGCGCTGGCGGTGTTCGCGCCCTTGGACAAGGTGCTGGCGCCGGCGGCGGAGCTGCGCACCTTCACGCTGGCGCTCGGGGTGCTGGCGCTGGTGGCGCTCGCGCTCGCGGTGCTGGCCGTCATCCGCCGCATCACCCGTCCGCTCGAGCGCATCTCGGCTGTGGCGG
- a CDS encoding methyl-accepting chemotaxis protein, translating into AAELRTFTLALGVLALVALALAVLAVIRRITRPLERISAVAAQIAAGDLTGRVEHHSDDEIGVLASAFRTMSERLAQVIGEVRGGAAALSSAAAQLSQTSQSLSSGTSEQAASFEEVSASLEEMMTSIGQNAAHSGRVDALALKGATDAAESGRAVAETVEAMKQIASRISIVEDIAYQTNLLALNAAIEAARAGEHGRGFAVVASEVRKLAEGSQKAAREIVSLSGMRVAQAEKTGNMLQELVPNIQQTSELVKEVAAASSEQAQSVGLMNRTVMSLNSVTQQNASAAEELAATAEEMASHAHSLQQLMAFFRTEHEASPTPAPLFHLPVREQGGAEQAGSTPARGSSGTPAA; encoded by the coding sequence GGCGGCGGAGCTGCGCACCTTCACGCTGGCGCTCGGGGTGCTGGCGCTGGTGGCGCTCGCGCTCGCGGTGCTGGCCGTCATCCGCCGCATCACCCGTCCGCTCGAGCGCATCTCGGCTGTGGCGGCGCAGATTGCGGCCGGCGACTTGACGGGGCGGGTGGAGCACCACAGCGACGATGAGATTGGGGTGCTGGCGAGCGCGTTTCGCACCATGAGCGAGCGGCTCGCCCAGGTGATTGGCGAGGTGCGCGGCGGAGCAGCGGCCCTCTCGAGTGCGGCGGCGCAGCTGTCGCAGACGAGCCAGTCGCTCTCCAGCGGCACCAGCGAGCAGGCGGCGAGCTTCGAGGAGGTGAGCGCGAGCCTCGAGGAGATGATGACGAGCATCGGCCAGAATGCGGCGCACTCGGGCCGCGTGGATGCGCTCGCCCTCAAGGGGGCGACGGATGCGGCGGAGAGCGGGCGCGCGGTGGCCGAGACGGTGGAGGCGATGAAGCAGATTGCCAGCCGCATCAGCATCGTGGAGGACATCGCGTACCAGACGAACCTCCTGGCCCTCAATGCGGCGATTGAAGCGGCGCGCGCCGGCGAGCACGGCCGGGGCTTCGCGGTGGTGGCGTCGGAAGTGCGCAAGCTCGCGGAGGGCAGCCAGAAGGCGGCGCGCGAGATTGTGTCCCTGTCGGGCATGCGCGTCGCCCAGGCGGAGAAGACGGGCAACATGCTGCAGGAGCTGGTGCCCAACATCCAGCAGACGAGCGAGCTGGTGAAGGAGGTGGCGGCTGCCAGCAGCGAGCAGGCGCAGAGCGTGGGGCTGATGAACCGCACGGTGATGAGCCTCAACTCCGTCACCCAGCAGAACGCGTCGGCGGCCGAGGAGCTCGCGGCCACGGCCGAGGAGATGGCGAGCCACGCCCACAGCCTGCAGCAGCTGATGGCCTTCTTCCGCACCGAGCACGAGGCCTCCCCGACGCCGGCCCCCCTCTTCCACCTGCCGGTGCGCGAGCAGGGCGGGGCCGAGCAGGCAGGCAGCACCCCCGCGCGCGGCTCCAGCGGGACGCCGGCGGCGTAG
- a CDS encoding response regulator, which yields MKAVDAPAAGPVKATAARVLLVDDSRAVRTLVRLYLSARGLEFIETGSAEEALHQLGREPVDLVITDYNMPGLKGVGFTEALRAHALAQVRSVPVVMLTSDASPVELRRQASAAGVSAFLRKPITGPELLSVVDGLLAARPARVA from the coding sequence ATGAAGGCAGTGGATGCACCCGCCGCAGGCCCGGTGAAGGCAACGGCCGCGCGGGTGCTGCTCGTGGACGACAGCCGCGCGGTGCGCACGCTGGTGCGGCTGTACCTCTCGGCGCGCGGGCTCGAGTTCATCGAGACCGGCAGCGCCGAGGAGGCGCTGCACCAGCTCGGGCGCGAGCCGGTGGACCTGGTCATCACCGACTACAACATGCCCGGCCTCAAGGGCGTGGGCTTCACCGAGGCGCTGCGCGCCCACGCGCTGGCGCAGGTGCGCTCGGTGCCCGTGGTGATGCTCACCAGCGACGCGAGCCCCGTGGAGCTGCGGCGCCAGGCGAGCGCCGCCGGCGTGAGCGCCTTCCTGCGCAAGCCCATCACCGGACCGGAGCTGCTCTCCGTCGTGGACGGCCTGCTCGCCGCACGCCCCGCGCGGGTCGCCTGA
- a CDS encoding PleD family two-component system response regulator produces the protein MTSPKKILLVDDSPTVLAMERMVLGRAGYALVSATNGQEALALARTERPDLVLMDVIMPQMNGFEACAALRASADTAALPVILVTTRSEPEHVEAGYEAGCNDYVTKPFNPAELLAKVAGLLGEGA, from the coding sequence ATGACTTCCCCGAAGAAGATCCTCCTCGTCGACGACTCCCCCACCGTGCTCGCCATGGAGCGCATGGTGCTGGGGCGCGCCGGCTATGCACTGGTGAGCGCGACCAACGGCCAGGAGGCGCTCGCGCTGGCGCGCACCGAGCGGCCCGACCTCGTCCTCATGGACGTGATCATGCCGCAGATGAACGGCTTCGAGGCCTGCGCCGCGCTGCGCGCCTCGGCGGACACCGCGGCCCTGCCCGTCATCCTGGTCACCACCCGCTCGGAGCCCGAGCACGTGGAGGCGGGCTACGAGGCCGGCTGCAACGACTACGTGACCAAGCCCTTCAATCCGGCGGAGCTGCTGGCCAAGGTGGCCGGGCTGCTCGGGGAGGGCGCGTGA
- a CDS encoding GAF domain-containing protein — protein sequence MRTTPVPMALPLTAMLGPLRAARTRTEVLGAVEEVVCQLVGCEEFALLELDAASGALVVAHQVGLKVGSGSPWPTARGLIHQAARAGVPYIAGRSFGGEASSDEWNLSGCVPVRDGTRICGVLALFRLLPHKRQLTQADADLLSLLAQEAGRALKVLEPAGAPQPLAAAAPVRPPLAALPRAAAGTFVGTAHTLVPAAEPTPSLVYLHPGELYSAAAASGAVEVSTILGSCVAVCLWDSRLRVGGVNHYLLPTSPGGPDAAPHRYGDGAIPALVDALQALGSRRSQLQAKVFGGASVGAGPGAAEAANGVGARNVQQALRMLAVAGIPVVEEGVGGSRSRKLRFRLSDGVASVKVLGGAA from the coding sequence GTGAGGACCACGCCCGTCCCCATGGCCCTCCCGCTCACCGCCATGCTCGGCCCCCTGCGCGCGGCGCGCACCCGCACCGAGGTGCTCGGCGCGGTGGAGGAGGTGGTGTGCCAGTTGGTGGGCTGCGAGGAGTTCGCGCTGCTCGAGCTGGACGCGGCCAGCGGCGCGCTCGTCGTCGCGCACCAGGTGGGGCTGAAGGTGGGCAGCGGCAGCCCCTGGCCCACGGCGCGCGGCCTCATCCACCAGGCGGCGCGCGCGGGCGTGCCCTACATCGCCGGCCGCAGCTTCGGCGGCGAGGCGAGCTCGGACGAGTGGAACCTGAGCGGCTGCGTGCCCGTGCGCGACGGCACCCGCATCTGCGGCGTGCTCGCGCTCTTCCGGCTGCTGCCGCACAAGCGCCAGCTCACCCAGGCGGACGCGGACCTGCTCTCGCTGCTGGCCCAGGAGGCGGGCCGCGCGCTGAAGGTGCTCGAGCCCGCGGGCGCGCCGCAGCCGCTCGCGGCGGCCGCCCCGGTGCGCCCCCCGCTCGCCGCCCTGCCGCGCGCCGCGGCGGGCACCTTCGTCGGCACCGCGCACACCCTGGTGCCGGCGGCCGAGCCCACCCCCTCGCTCGTCTACCTGCACCCCGGCGAGCTGTACTCCGCCGCGGCCGCCTCGGGCGCGGTCGAGGTGAGCACCATCCTCGGCTCCTGCGTGGCGGTGTGCCTCTGGGACAGCCGGCTGCGCGTGGGCGGGGTGAACCACTACCTGCTGCCCACCTCGCCGGGCGGCCCGGACGCTGCCCCGCACCGCTACGGCGACGGCGCCATCCCCGCGCTGGTGGACGCGCTCCAGGCGCTGGGCAGTCGGCGCTCGCAGCTGCAGGCCAAGGTGTTCGGCGGCGCCAGCGTCGGCGCCGGCCCGGGTGCGGCGGAGGCCGCGAACGGCGTGGGCGCCCGCAACGTGCAGCAGGCGCTCCGGATGCTCGCGGTCGCGGGCATCCCGGTGGTGGAGGAGGGCGTGGGCGGCTCGCGCAGCCGCAAGCTGCGCTTCCGCCTCAGTGACGGGGTCGCGAGCGTGAAGGTGCTGGGAGGTGCGGCGTGA